Within Montipora foliosa isolate CH-2021 chromosome 3, ASM3666993v2, whole genome shotgun sequence, the genomic segment TGGTTCAGAGGAATCCGGCGACGTGCCGAGCTTGGGGCTGCGAGGAGAAGCCCCGCCAGCGTGAAAAGTGAAGAGCTGTGCGTTCATGGTCGACCAATCGGCCAACCGAGTCGCCGCAGCGTGTTCACGAAAAGCTTCGTCGTAAGCAGGCCAAACCCGTCCGCTAAACTGCCGAGAAATCCGCAAGATTAATAACTTGTACAAGGTTAAGTCTTTCCAACGATGAGGGAAAAACGACGTGAGGACAAGCGAGTACACCGTGAAGGCTTCCGTCCAAGTGGTGATATCCTCGATACGCCAACGAGGTTTCTTCGGGGGAGCTGATAAAACCAAACGCCTATCGAGCATTAACTGAGGCTCGGTCTCTGAGATGACCAAACTCGCCGCTAAAAGTTCCGACAAGTCGACGAATTTTCCGCCACGGATTTGCGTAACGAGCTTGGCAGGAACGGGAGAGTAGCCCGGGCCCACGACGAATGGCTGATCCGCCAACGAGTTCACAATAGACAGCGGTGCAATGGATGGCGGTAATTGAGCAGAAACGCCACTTAAACCCTGCCCCGAAGACGAAACGATTGCCGGGACCGGAGCGTTAAAAGTAGATACAAAAGTAGGGACGACAAGAGGAGTGAGCCTACCTGAGGTCGACGAGCTTGAAAGGGAAGGCTGAAAGCCCGTTCCAGCGGCGAAAAACGTCGAAGCTAAACCGCCCAACTATGCAGATGACGAACTGGCGCCAGAACAGGAGGCGGGACCCGCAATCGCTGGTACTGGTTGCCTTTGCGAAGCCTGAACAGCCGCCTGAACAGCCTGATTAATGAGTGACCCTAGATCAGGCGAAAGAACAGCAGTTGAGGCCGTCGGAAGTGGATTTGCCGAAGCCGGAACGCTCACCAGTGGCGAGGAAACAACAACAGACTCGCTGGACTGCAAAGACACGAATGAAGACGTCCCGCTTGTGTTCGTACTGgacacaatctactttgcatacatatttacaaagagttaatgcaatgtaaatcagtttgtgacgtcaaatcaggaatagatccactccccttctgaatcggtcgtgaacaaaagatgcttggattttcgcaactttcgaagcctataaaatgccaggatttgttagaaaaatgaaaaaatggccgcaatgcgtttcgagcagttgcaaagattcattttagcgaaaaaaatattttggggttaggtgcactttaagcactcatatgattctacaccagcattaaaaggaccactaTCTGGAACACAAGCTTTGGCCCTACATTCATCTCTGATAGATTCATAATCtctcaaatgattctaaactagcattacaaggaccacagtattgaaggcaaggtttggcctcACATTCAcctctaaaacacttattaagcactcatatgattctacaccagcattaaaaggaccatTGTCTGGACGACAAGGTTTGTCCCTACATTCATCTCTGAGAGATTAATTaataatcactcaaatgattctaaactagcgttacaaggaccacagtattaaaggcaaggtttggcctcacattcatctctaaaacacttattaagcactcatatgattctacaccagcattaaaaggaccactgtctggacgacaaggtttggccctacatTCATCTCTGAGAGATTAATTaataatcactcaaatgattctaaactagcgttacaaggaccacagtattgaaggcaaggtttggcctcacattcatctctaaaacacttattaagcactcatatgattctacaccagcattaaaagggCCACTATCTAGAACACAAGCTTTGGCCCTACATTCATCTCTGATAGAttcataatcactcaaatgattctaaactagcgttacaaggaccacagtattgaaggcaaggtttggcctcacattcatctctaaaacacttattaagcactcatatgattctacaccagccttaaaaggaccactgtctggaaAACAAGGTTTGGCCTTACATTCATCTCTGATACAGtcataatcactcaaatgattctaaactagagttacaaggaccacagtattgaaggcaaggtttggcctcacattcatctctaaaacacttattaagcactcatatgattctacaccagcattaaaaggaccactgtctggacgacaaggtttggccctacatTCATCTCTGATAGAGTCATAATCACTaaaatgattctaaactagccttacaaggaccacagtattgaaggcaaggtttggcttcacattcatctctaaaacagttattaaggactcatatgattctacaccagcattaaaaggaccactaTCTGGAACACAAGCTTTGGCCCTAAATAATTCATCTCTGATAGAttcataatcactcaaatgattctaaactagcGTTACATGCATCGGCGTACGGGTAAAATTTTGTTGGGGGGGCTGAACATAATTTGCCCGAATGAAACTTGTTGGTCACAGATGCACAAGGTGATTCTTTCATGACGTCAAGTTTTCATCGCCATACCGTGAGAGCACGGGCGTTCAAAATAGTTCAGATATCTTCGGTAAATCGAGATCAACATTTCTAAAATACAAAACCATGAAGTGAGAGATAAAACCTACCCATTTGAGCTTTAAAAGAAGTATGAAGAACGATTACTTCGACGCCCAAATATGTCAATAATCCTTTGCATGTCATTCTGCATTGTCTTGTTTGCATACTctctttcaatgttaataatggCGATAATGCTAAGTCGGTCTTGTCCCATTGTGGATCTTAAAAATGTCTTGATGCGGCGAATGGCGCTGAAAGACCTTTCAGCAGAGCACGAGGTTGCAGGAATTGTGGCCAGGATGGAGGCAACTTTATACAGAACAGGTAAAATGTCATGGAGACCATTTTGATGCATGGTCTTTACCATCACGGCTGCGTTTTTTCTCTGGCATGGGTCCCCGCAGTCgtagttttcaaagattgacttctCACTTGATAGCATTTCGCTATCCACACCATAGAAATTTGATACAGTTTAGATGTTGTTGATGCTTGGAGAACGGCTGAATACGATTTCGCCCAATGCGCACAAAACCTCCTGGTCATTGCCCTCAAACCTTGATTGAAGTTCACTGACGACTTTGTCAATGCTTGTGTAATAAACTGTGATACGAAAGTGGTCTTTTGCCGTCTGTTGTGAGCTGTCGTTCGCTGCAGCAGGTGTCTCACCAGTAAGGCTCTGAAGTCGGCGTGATGGTCTGGTTCGAGGCACCTTGGCATCTCTGAAGGTAAATTGCGTACCCTCGATtcctattttgattttttgcgcTATAACATCAGAATGTGACCGCATCAGAGTAAAGCTCTCTTCATTGCGACAATTGCTCAGTGTCTTAACAACAGCATCAGCAGTCTTCTTTGCAGTGATGACATCCATCTGTTCTCCCTGTAGATATCTACTCAAATTATCAGTGTTGGATAAGATGAGCTTCAAAACCATCAAGCcataaacgaattcaaagtcacaaattgAGTGGAGAAGCGAATTACTTTCGCTGTAGGTCTTGGGATCGCGATCCTTTAATAAAGTGACCAGGGCTTCCATTATCCTCGGCACTTGCTCTAGCACGGCCCTCACCGCCGCCCAGCGACACGACCATCTAGTGGTACTCAAAGATTTTAATGTAAGGGCAACATCCTCTTCATGAATTTCAATGTCCTTGAATAAGGCATGGCACTTGGTACTCCCGTGTAAGAAATTGTAAAGACTCTGGATTGTACCGAGGGTATTACGGAGAGTTTCATTTTCAGTCATGGTGTCCTGAAGAGCCAAATTTAAAAGATGACCATAACAATGTACATATATTCCGAGAGGTGAACATTCCTTCATACGCGTAGCAAGGCCCTTGCGAATACCACTCATGTTCGCAGCGCCATCAAAGCATTCGGCAATAATGTTTGCCAACCTTAAATCCAGCTTTTTTATGGCTGTTTTTGCGAGCTCGTACAGAACTTTCCCCTCCGTAGAAGCAGTGGCAAAGAAACCaacgaaagtttcttttgtctcaCCATTGATAACGTACCTGAGGCACAAGGATACCTCTTCGGTTCTACTGATGTCTGAAGTCTCATCCATGATGATTCCAAAGTAACCACTCTTCCTTACTTCTGTCGTGATTCTCTCAGGCACAAGGTCTGACACTATTGCAAGTAGCTCATTTTGGATGCTGGGTGATGTCCACTGAGCATGCAACTGGAGCTGTGCCTGGAGTCTTGACTGCAGCCATGGCAAGTCTTTGCATCGTAAATGGAGTAATTCGAGGAAGTTTCCTATGCTTATATCTGACACTTCCCAGATATCCTTTCGACTTTCTTCATGGCCTCTAACAGCAATATTTTGCATAGCAGTGAAAATCAAGCACTCGATTGTAAATATTTCCTGTTAATTGTGACCTGCTCTTGATGTGCACTGCTTAGTTGCTGCAGAACACTGCTattctttctttccattgctttgaACTGCAGCCACTTAGTCATGCAACTTAAGTGATTCTCACTTTGgctgtgttttttttaactttgatggCTTCTTccaaaacttgaaaacaaaagatgcatcCTTTTAAAACTCCATACAGGAAAAACATACACACACGTCTTTGTGGATACTTTTTATACTAGTCAGGCTGGAATCGTCTCGTGAAAGACTCACTGCTGAACTTGGTGCCCGGATATTCGGGTAAAACAGGCTGTTTCGGGACCATTGTTGTCAACGTAGGTGATGTAGAGGACTCTTGCTCTAGTTGAGCAATCCCTCTGAGATCTGATTGAATGTCTTTATCTATCGGGGTACTGGGCTCACTAGGTTTCTGGAAGTCTCTTATTGAGGCATCAGGTGTACGTGAATCTTGGTCGATTGATTCAAGATCTCGCATTGCAACAGTTTCGTCTGTTGATGAAATTGTACGTTTTTCACTCTATGGACTTATATCCAACAAACGATGCCTCCTGTGTCTGACCTGGAGATTCGACTGCTGCACTGCTTTTAGAGAAGAAACCACTTAATTTCAGCTGTGACGATTCTACCATTGGCAGACATCTCACATTTCGGCCGCTGTGAACAATTCGGGAATGAGCTTCTACATACTCGGACTCGAATTCCTTTTCGCATTCTTCACATTTCACACGGTATCGATATGATCTTTTACGAGACTTCGACAAAGACATACTTCAATCCACCAGATACACATGCACTCGAGAACTGACAtaaatcaacatggccgccaaacTACTCATACGCAGTTCCAATCCCAGCGCGGTCTTGATTATCATTCCCAGTCCCTCGGCGAACTCAATGTTCTAAATCCGAGTAAGCCATCCCGTGAAGTAGGACAGAGATCATTCAGAAGATTAGGCAAGTTGCggggtgaaaacaaataaattaagatattaaacaataaaatattttttactgtgTCTTTGCCCGAACGGTACATCAGTTTTGCCCGAATAATACTATTTTTTCCCCGACTGGGGGGGCTGCAGCCCCCCCAGCCCCCGCCCCGTACGCTGATGGTTACAtggaccacagtattgaaggcaaggtttggcctgACATTCacacttattaagcactcatatgattctacaccagcattaaaaggaccactgtctggacgacaaggtttggccctacatTTATTTCTGATACACTCATATAATCACTCAAATAATTCTACACTAGCattacaaggaccacagtatagacctctttcataatggcggtcaaataaattattcttttgttttaatgctaataagccctactaacctcgctacgacgagcaattaatttcaaaagaatatttgctttcaaacgagggcagtagatctaagtaacataaatacaaaagaatgttaAGTTGGTCGCcctttatgaaagtggtctattgaagacaaggtttggccctacattcatctctaaaacacttacATGTATTAAGCGCTCACATGATTCTACGCCAGCATTAGACAAGGTTGGCCCTCCATTCAATGATATAATTCTACACCCGCGTTAAAAGGTCACCACTGCCTCGAAGACAAGGTTTGTCCCTACATTCATCTCTCATACACTCATAATAACTCAAATGATTCTACACTAgcgttacaaggaccacagtattgaagacAAGGCTTGGCCCTACATTCATCTcaaaaacacttattaagcactcataTGATGCTACACCtgcattaaaaggaccactgtctggaaaacaaggtttggccctacatTCATATCTCGTACAGTCCTAATCAGTCAAATGATTCTACACAAGCGTTaaaaggaccacagtattgaagacaaggtttggccctacattcatctctaaaacacttattaagcacttatatgattctacaccagcgTTAAAAGTACCACTGTATGGAagacaaggtttggccctacatTCATCTTTAAAATACTTAGTAAGCAATCACCCCTACATTCATCTTTAAAACCCTTAGTAAGCAAtcatatgattctacaccagcgttaaaaggaccactgtctggaagACAAGGTTTGACCCTACATTCAGCTCTGATACACTCATCCTTACGAAAATGATTCTACATCAGtgttacaaggaccacagtattgaacACAGCATTTGGCCCCACATGTACATTCATCTcgaaaacacttattaagcactcatTATGATTCTACACTAGtgttaaaaggaccactgtctggaagACAAGATTTGGCCCCACATTGATCTTTAAAACACTTAGTGAGCAATCACACGATTCTACACCAGCGTTAAAATGAGTcgactcaaatgattctacactagcgttacaaggaccacagtattgaagacAAGGTTTGGCCTTACATTCATCTCtaaacaggccttctgatagggtgcgatgaaaaaatgcaaattatgcaaaatttgcagGTCAGATTATGCGATTAGAAAgaccaattatgcgataaatattttaaattatgggatttttttctgagcaattttaagcttgtttttcaaagtttcaggattaaaaaaacacgtttttactGCCCTACAGACATTTTGAACATAAGGAGACAGTAATTATGAAtcttgatcgacattagttgggataagaaaaaaaaatgaggtcttctgcaatATTGGTGCACCAGgagaaaagttgaaaggacacagctaacatgccaaatgaatgatcaataattattaatatttctGAGTGTATGCTCCTttgaggagcaaggatggcacagtcggttggtgcgcggccttggtgcaagaggtcctgagttcgattcccggatctcgcatctttgtttcaacttctttcctttccgtgtagctaagtagctttaaatacccgtaaaacggagcactgatggagaggggggagtaaaatgagcgcaccgtcgacctcaggtttgtcagttgaattactgttacgagttatcgacgttaaatatggttgctttactttactttactttactttagggCAAGAaactttcttttcaattcacttgTCCCTTTGGACAAGTACAATGTGTATTTTGCTTCTCCGAACCACAAACTACTTGTCCAAAAATagacaaccacaacaacacTAAAGGGTAATATATAAACTTCATATTTCATTTTAGCTCTTCTGCCACGCTGGTTAAAACTTTCTTATGCGCTTCGTTTCATCCTTTTTCTTGTTATCttcgctttttttctttttggaatgaACATCATTGCTGGTACCATCATCTGCATCATGTGTTTCCGGTGCTGACCTCTTTAAAAAGCTAGTAAGTGTCGACTGAGACAAAGACATGACGCTTGAAGAAAAGCACTGAAACTCGCTGAAACGTGACTGACAAGCACGTGCGATATCGCGAACCTGCTATTATGTTGTACAGCAGGACTCACATGGAATTTAATGGCGGCACCTCGCATGACGAAATCAAACACACAACGTaaacaaaatgatattttattttactttctgtAAGAGCTACTTCTTTTTTAGAGCACTTATGTTATTAATTGcggaaagaatattttattatatatcCAAAGAAAACAGGTAAGTACATTGTATAGTTTCTTGACTTTTTTTAAGTTGGACCTCTACAACTCAGTCGTCCATTCGGACCTGTGGGATCACGTTTTTCCTTGTCCGAACGGAAAAGTTACCCGTCCCAGACGTTTGGACGGCCCAAGTTtcctgaaacaaaacaaatttctcaCGCACACATAAAGTATTACAGCTTGGATAACAACGAGTGTTTCGTTGGTTAGATAACACAGCTGTCGCTTACACTGTAGTTAAATAACAGTATCTTTGTATCTTTACAGTACAGAAGTCTTCGGTTTTACATTATgtaaagataataaaatttgaGTCCTTACGGAAATCGCGCACTTTCTCATTTTGATAACGATTTCTTGCTTTAAGAATCGATTCTTCACACCATGAGATCTAAAACTTGACAGTCTTCCACTTATTTCACACGGGAAGCAAATCATTGTTCTTTCCCGCGGCAAGCCTCGTCTTTTCTCTCGCGGCAAATTGCACCTCGGTTTTaccgagggaaaaaaatttaCATACCTCGGTGGCGCGCGACCACTACCCAcggcaaagacgaggtattgcCTCGTCCCGAGGGGTCAATACTTTCAGGCGGTACTGTACAATGTACTATTAACACTAACAAATgtgaactcagcaaggtacagattttgttagcttaaatcgaaagtgacattgacggaattcagcgggcggtGTGATGTTACCCcagcatgtttacttgccaaacagtgaagcatctgtgtcaaatgatggcaagataccgggttttcgtaagtttctttttctgtcaagtgttataaagtttgacaataaatgagcgaattcaaagcaaagatcacaatcgcccaactcttgaggttgaccattgtttctgcaaagtcaaatttactctccaagttgaggttatttatcaccaggtaattccatcattttggaaatagcagctacttgattattcatcggcgtcacaattttttgctgattttggggctcattttgttgaaactcaagcacgcttccaacagacctgtttattttcgtgaacccttcctgcttacagagcaatactaaaaatatcctgccatatcacatttcaaccttcaatacacaacatgatattataattcacaaaggcagaaagtatcccagaatccttttccagggaaacatttattgaaacaaacaacatacttgCTCTTAGaggaaaaaacattttcctatttcattgcgtgcactCAATcatgtcaaattaccatgtacgcaacagcctttcctgaagaaccttctccttgaataatggtgcacaaaatagtcgacaagctttctttcaaataattcttgactgtcacatttccaatttttttttacttgactttgttgaacccataaggtACCAGGTAATTTCCCATTTGGTTAACACTACAATCAtgataaaatattggaaatacagctcactttgatttcggctcgatgggcgaaagattgttgtcgaagtccattactcctcgcttttaagattccagatcatcatcgcctgtcttgttcatccaattcaCGTTCCCTTCTTGAGCTCCACGAGAGCATATTTTGttgactaaaacgccatttgcgttgcaatgacttttgacaccattgctggttaacgagaataacaaactcacgaggcagaatggatatttatatttaattaagttagcacaatagaaagacgctaacctcattttgacacgaaaatgctctactattgccataaaaactatccagttaagctcgcattattataaaacatgatgaatttaTATTCATAAAGGCGACCTTTTCcagcaaacaatttttttaaacaaacaacatatttgctattagaggcaaaaaccccttcctatttcattacgtgtgtGAAGAGAAAAACtaaatcgtgtcaaatatgcacaatattacaacaaactaaatttcaggatcaaaccgtttccatgaagaaccttttccttgaataatgaagcacaaaatagatgacaagctttctttcatataattcttggctgtcacatttccaattattttttactgaagactgtgcagagttgatcacagatccacttacaGTAAGGTGTTCCAtttgttctctgtctttgttgaacccatacaagttaccagagaattttccatttggtttcagtgttctacataacagcacacttggtaaaatattagaaatacagctcactttgatttgggctcgacgggcgatagattgttgtcgaagtccattactcgtcgcttttaagattccaggtgtttgtttttcaccgcctgcctacatgtagtttatccaactgactttccattattgagctccataagtgtaaattttgtttaaggatccactaaaacgccattcgcgttacatgactttcaacgccattgcaggttaaattaattattctgctgtgtccaccagagaaatctaagcatttccactaccctctagatcctaagaaaatacgcgcagaaggctctatgcacaaagacaccacttaccaggggagtgacaggcaagacttttaccgaaacggaaaaaagtaataataataataaaaaaattaaatcgaacaaatcccacccactcgccgactgggattgccatactggcaaatTTACACccaattggactccactcagcaGGGCACGACGAAAGTGCTGTCCGATAGCCCGGGGCTAGTGGAATGACTTGTCGGGCTAGCACTTTCTTATCGTAGCTTGCCCGGTGGTTCCTCTTTTCTgatgataaattgagcttttataccaAAAAGTGTGTAGCAGAAAGCTCCTGAGAGAAAATGGTAACGTTATGAGGCCAAATTAACGTAGCGTGACAACGTTTTGCGCCGCATTTTAGTTGCGTCTGTAAATAACGTCATGACTTCTTCTGCTTATTACATAAGCAACCGAAATGTAATTATTTGCCGACTGACAGCGTGCAGTGCGAGACAATCAGTCTAATTAAATTCCAGCCAAGTCACGGTGCAGtggattttctcggaaatttaggtgcgtttcgttgggaaaatccaaatccGGATTcttgtttctattttaaagctgccaattcattgttaaaacaaaaaaggcccACTTCGTGTcagattaaaaaacaagaaaaaactcgcTTGAAGAAACGCTAGCAGACCTGGTGCCGTTATcatccaataaaaaaaaaaacagaaacacgCAACTCAAGTAATTTAAAACATGATGTTTTCTCACTTCTGGAATTTCGATTTTGCAGGCTGGTCTTTAGGCCcttaccaggggcacccaacgagaatatagttcaaaagcacttaaacatagcattgttaaacgtattttagtatttaaacggtagatgtaggcatatttttatcccctaaaaatttttcatctgttcggatttcctagctgaaagtctagtgatccgaaaactatagggatcaaaaattaccttttcgaaaatttcagccagaagaaaaggctcccgaaaattctaggtgacctttttagggtaaaaatctgttaaaaatgggcaattat encodes:
- the LOC137996019 gene encoding zinc finger MYM-type protein 1-like is translated as MQNIAVRGHEESRKDIWEVSDISIGNFLELLHLRCKDLPWLQSRLQAQLQLHAQWTSPSIQNELLAIVSDLVPERITTEVRKSGYFGIIMDETSDISRTEEVSLCLRYVINGETKETFVGFFATASTEGKVLYELAKTAIKKLDLRLANIIAECFDGAANMSGIRKGLATRMKECSPLGIYVHCYGHLLNLALQDTMTENETLRNTLGTIQSLYNFLHGSTKCHALFKDIEIHEEDVALTLKSLSTTRWSCRWAAVRAVLEQVPRIMEALVTLLKDRDPKTYSESNSLLHSICDFEFVYGLMVLKLILSNTDNLSRYLQGEQMDVITAKKTADAVVKTLSNCRNEESFTLMRSHSDVIAQKIKIGIEGTQFTFRDAKVPRTRPSRRLQSLTGETPAAANDSSQQTAKDHFRITVYYTSIDKVVSELQSRFEGNDQEVLCALGEIVFSRSPSINNI